In Bradyrhizobium sp. 195, the sequence GAACGTGCCACCATGGCGATGCCCGACCGCAAGTTCGCCGTCTGCGACATTCTGATCCGCGAGCAATTGAGTTCCCTGTTTCCCGAAGGCGTCGATGCGGTCTTCACCATCAATGTTCTCGAGCACATCGAGGATGACGCCACCGCAATTGCCAATCTGGTGCAGGTGCTCAAGCCCGGAGGACACCTCCTGATCAGCGTTCCCGCCCTGATGCTGCTCTATAACGACCTCGATCGCCTGGCGGGGCATTGCCGCCGCTACACCACGGCGCGCCTCGCCAAGCTGCTCGCCGATCAACCGGTCGAGCTGGTCCGGCTGAGCTACTTCAATCCGATCGGCGGGCTTGGATGGCTTGCCAATCGCCTGAAGCGTCATCAGTCGCTGAACGATGCCGCCGTCAACGGGCAGATCGCCCTGTTCGACAAATATGCCGTACCGCTGTCGCGGGCGCTCGATCCGCTCTCGCGAAGCTTCTTTGGGCAATCCGTCACCTGCATTGCACGCCGCTTATGATTTCAGTCGTCATTCCTGCGCTCAACGAGTGCAACGGCATTGTTGAAACCATTGATCGAGCCAAGGCAGCTCTCGAGGGTGCGCAACTCACTCCCTATGAAATCGTCATCGTCGATGACGGTTCGGTCGACGGGACCGGCGAGCTCGCCGAACGGGCGGGTGCGAAGGTGCTCAGGCATCCCCACAACATCGGCTATGGCCGCTCGCTGAAGGACGGGATCCGCGCAGCGACGTACGATACGATCGTCATCAGCGATGCCGATGGTTCTTATCCGATGGAGGCGATTCCAGCATTGGTCGCGCGCTTCAACCAGGGTTTTGACATGGTCGTCGGCGCCAGGACCGGACCCAACTACCGCGAGTCGAGACTGAAGTCGCCGTTGCGCGCCATCCTGAAGGCGATCGTCGAATTCACCGCCAACCGCAGGATTCCCGACATCAACTCCGGCCTGCGCGTGTTCGGCAGGCAGGTCGCGATCTCCTATTTCGAGCATGTCAGCGACCTGTTCAGCTTCACGACGTCGCTGACGCTCGCCTACATGATGAACGCGAAGTTCGTCGACTACATCGACATCGACTACAAGGAGCGGATCGGGCGCTCCAAAGTGAACCTGTTCCGCGACTCCATTCGGACCCTGCAATACGTGCTGGAGGCCTGCACCTACTACAACCCGCTGAAGATCTTCGTGCTGCTGGCGATGATGTGCATGGCTCTCGCACTGGTCTCACTGATCGGGGGCATCATCCTGCAGCTCGTCAGCGCCTTCGTCCTGGGCGTCGGCGCGATTTTGCTCAGCATTCTCGTCGTCGCCATGGGGCTGCTCGCGGTGCTTCTGAAGCAGATCATGAATCAGCGAACATGACCTCCCTCGGCAAGGGGACGCGATGTGCGGCATAGCGGGCATCTTTCATTGTGACGGCCGCCCCGCCGACGGCCGCGCCGTTGCGGCGATGTCGGCAGCGCTGGTTCACCGCGGTCCGGACGGCGAGAGCACCTGGCTGGACGGGCCTGTCGGCCTCGCCCACCGCCGGCTCGCCATCCGCGATCTCTCCGATGCCGGGCGCCAGCCGATGCTCGATGCGTCGGAGCGCATCGTCGTCACCTACAACGGCGAGATCTACAACGACCGCGAATTGCGCAGCGAGCTCGAGCGATCGTTCGGCGTCCGGTTTCGCAGTACCTGCGACACCGAGATCCTTCCTTACGCCTACCTCGCCTGGGGCGAGGCGATGTTCGAACGCCTGGAAGGCTTCTTCGCAATCGGATTGTGGGATCGGAAAGAGGGCCGCTTGATCCTTGCCCGCGACGGCATCGGAATCAAGCCGCTCTATTATTCGGAAAGCAGCAGCCGCGTCCTGTTCGCAAGCGAGATCAAGGGACTTACGGCGAGCGGCGACATCGCCGAGCGGATCGATCCCGTCTCGCTGCATAACTATCTCGCCGCAGGCCATCCAGGGACGCGACAGAGCCTCTATCAGGACATCAAGCAGGTCCCGCCCGGCACGATGATCGGGTTCACCGGCCGCGACCGCGTCGAACGGCGTTTCTGGCGGCCAGTGCGCGCGCCCGAGATCCGCGACCTCGATGAAGCCGTCGTCCGGCTGCAATCGACGATCGAGACCGTGGTGAAGAGCCAGATGGTGAGCGACGTGCCGCTTGCCGTGCTCCAGAGCGGCGGCATTGACAGTTCGCTGATCAGCCTCACGCTCGGCCGGCTTGGATTGAAGCCGCCCTTGTTCACGGCCGGCTTCTCCGAGAAGAGCCATGATGAAACCGCGGTGGCACGCCAGATTGCCGCGACCGCGGGCCTGCCGCTTCACGTCATCGACGGGGAAGCAGGCGAAGGAGCCGAGAGCGCGTTGCGCGCGGTCGCCTACCATTTCGACGGACAGTGCGCCGACACCGGCGCGCTTGGCTTCTACCACCTGGCAGGCGCCGTCCGGCAGCACTGCACGGTGGTCCTGTCCGGCGATGGCGGCGACGAATTCTTCGGCGGCTATGAAACTTACGCCGCGACCATGATGGCAGAGCGCGTGCGCCACGTCATTCCGCGCCCCGTCGCAGGCCTCGTCGGCCGCACAGCCTATGCATCCGTGCGCGGCAACGAGAAGCGGCTTCCGGC encodes:
- the asnB gene encoding asparagine synthase (glutamine-hydrolyzing), encoding MCGIAGIFHCDGRPADGRAVAAMSAALVHRGPDGESTWLDGPVGLAHRRLAIRDLSDAGRQPMLDASERIVVTYNGEIYNDRELRSELERSFGVRFRSTCDTEILPYAYLAWGEAMFERLEGFFAIGLWDRKEGRLILARDGIGIKPLYYSESSSRVLFASEIKGLTASGDIAERIDPVSLHNYLAAGHPGTRQSLYQDIKQVPPGTMIGFTGRDRVERRFWRPVRAPEIRDLDEAVVRLQSTIETVVKSQMVSDVPLAVLQSGGIDSSLISLTLGRLGLKPPLFTAGFSEKSHDETAVARQIAATAGLPLHVIDGEAGEGAESALRAVAYHFDGQCADTGALGFYHLAGAVRQHCTVVLSGDGGDEFFGGYETYAATMMAERVRHVIPRPVAGLVGRTAYASVRGNEKRLPAAAQLARFALGLGEAGNSPHLQWRRLVPRFLAEKIYDGEMADLASTDPFAEYAEYYAEPHANVLDRALIADQRFHLQSVLSKVDAMSMAHSLEVRVPILDRRVMDLAGTIDSSLLNPWPKGAPKYVLRKLAERLGMPHDAAWSRKRGFNVPIAQLMRSGLRSICDRVLNQQADVFAPFLKPDAIRQLWKDHLDRRNDNAFALWPILTLGIWLLGLACPAPR
- a CDS encoding class I SAM-dependent methyltransferase, whose protein sequence is MAQTSFPAQPTTEGLKVGADTYSSAIADAQNYMNWVVDQFRPYLKGSIVEVGFGHGLYSRVLGELGDYCGVDHDRESVERATMAMPDRKFAVCDILIREQLSSLFPEGVDAVFTINVLEHIEDDATAIANLVQVLKPGGHLLISVPALMLLYNDLDRLAGHCRRYTTARLAKLLADQPVELVRLSYFNPIGGLGWLANRLKRHQSLNDAAVNGQIALFDKYAVPLSRALDPLSRSFFGQSVTCIARRL
- a CDS encoding glycosyltransferase family 2 protein; its protein translation is MISVVIPALNECNGIVETIDRAKAALEGAQLTPYEIVIVDDGSVDGTGELAERAGAKVLRHPHNIGYGRSLKDGIRAATYDTIVISDADGSYPMEAIPALVARFNQGFDMVVGARTGPNYRESRLKSPLRAILKAIVEFTANRRIPDINSGLRVFGRQVAISYFEHVSDLFSFTTSLTLAYMMNAKFVDYIDIDYKERIGRSKVNLFRDSIRTLQYVLEACTYYNPLKIFVLLAMMCMALALVSLIGGIILQLVSAFVLGVGAILLSILVVAMGLLAVLLKQIMNQRT